In the Ricinus communis isolate WT05 ecotype wild-type chromosome 3, ASM1957865v1, whole genome shotgun sequence genome, TGTCTTTCCTTAGTCTGCTATAGTAATTGGAAGGATcttagttttgattttatattgataatagtGATTAAGTTGTGTCCAATAACTTATATAATATGTgtcaaatatttcaattatatttatgaggtTTGGAATTTAGATGCTTAGGCATTATTTAGGGTGTATTGGGTGAGCCTTTCGGCTTGGGTAGCATGTgtcttaatttcaaaattcttcccatttaattaaataaaaagtagcattattataaaagagaGGAAAACTATAACTTTTGGCACATGAAGAATGAAACTATGTTGTATCCAAAGATGCTAGAAAGGTGATTCTGTTTTGTTTGATCCTTTATTACTTGATGTttgtatgtatatgtatatatatatatggactAAAAAAAACTATGTCTTTCAGATATTAGTTTCTAAACTTGTTGGCATAGTATATACTGATAGGGTTAAGAATAGATATTGGTGATTCCCGTATGAACTTAATAACCATATTGAAATGTATTAAGactgaaataattaaaaaattttataaccgaattgaattgattcgaaaatattttattattacagTATGGTATTGGTTCTTTAGTCATAACCGTATCAGAATTGAGCCGTTTTATACTGATCCGGACTAAATTATAGATtcgaattttttacatatatttattaataattatatatattatataaataatacatgtaaaatattaactatactacaatatagtttatattttataaaatacctataatatataaaatatttgttgtaCAGTGTatactatattattaatttactatatacttaagtgttaatttcttttttactaatattatctACTGCAACAGCCAACTGCATGTCTCAAATCTCAATTTATATGTCTATTCTCTCACATTTAGCTCTCgatttacaaattttaagCCAGCCGCATCTCTCACACCTAAAATTGGACTTATATTTTAGtgctatataaaatttataattttttattttaatgttagtcatctgcaaaatattattatgccagcaataacaaatattttaatagtttatatttgatattaaattactatatttgaaagtggactaaaattgtaaaataaattattcaataatgTGATTGTAATTCTACTTAATTCCAATTCTTATTTAGATGTCAAtcgtatttttttaatatatttaattaaaggtaaaatttaaaattgtatttttttaaatattagtataaaaaatagtacAAAATCGAAAAAATTAGTTCAATACGGTATATGATgcaatttatgtttaatattgtacttgtattttaaatttttaaaaaattaaaattgttaaattaaataacgAATTGGACGGATTCGTGATGTAACACTGTATAACTTATAGAGTGCTCTCCTAGTCGTGCCTTCACCGCCCAACTTACAAAAGCTTACAATGAGCTGAAAACGACTGAGACGGATGTTTGGTAATTATATTGGTGTCCAAAGATAAAGATGTTAAAGAATTCAATATGAACATGGGTGGCTATCCCGTATGAGGACAGGACTTGTGTAGGATGCTCAACATAAAACGGATTCCAGCTCTGGTGATAATTGGAGAGGACGGGAGGACTATAAGCACATATGGAAAGGGCATGATTCCAGTGTATGGCGCCAAGGGATTCCCATTCCCGGAATGGAGGGTTGCAGAGATAGAAGCAGCCATACTTTTGAGGAGATGCTGGATCCTTTGCGCTTAAGTGCTCAGAGTAGAGGCAGAAAGAGAGGTCGGATCTTGGGAATGTGAGCTAAACAGATTGAGAGCAGTTGCCGAAG is a window encoding:
- the LOC107261965 gene encoding LOW QUALITY PROTEIN: probable nucleoredoxin 3 (The sequence of the model RefSeq protein was modified relative to this genomic sequence to represent the inferred CDS: inserted 1 base in 1 codon; substituted 1 base at 1 genomic stop codon) — protein: MQQLTDTFSFDVELQRPLSNVYYVSRIPSYVSLDSDGISIEEDPIGLIEDYGYAHFYFLGLYNASKKVNIYCKTCCFVSFLKCSPSRAFTAQLTKAYNELKTTEXGCLVIILVSKDKDVKEFNMNMGGYPVXGQDLCRMLNIKRIPALVIIGEDGRTISTYGKGMIPVYGAKGFPFPEWRVAEIEAAILLRRCWILCA